In Triticum aestivum cultivar Chinese Spring chromosome 5B, IWGSC CS RefSeq v2.1, whole genome shotgun sequence, the following proteins share a genomic window:
- the LOC123116189 gene encoding auxin-responsive protein SAUR76-like yields the protein MARGGLSSKLKCMIRRWHSSSRISRTPSAVSHGGEEEDPWGRGVGGGGGGGAASFHGADGVPPGLHPVYVGKSRRRYLIAADLVCHPLFQNLVDRSGGGVGGDGAGGTIIGCEVVLFEHLLWMLENADPQPESLDELVEYYAC from the coding sequence ATGGCCAGGGGCGGGCTGAGCAGCAAGCTCAAGTGCATGATCAGGCGGTGGCACTCATCGAGCCGGATCTCGCGCACGCCCTCGGCGGTGTCacacggcggcgaggaggaggacccGTGGGgccgcggcgtcggcggcggcggcgggggcggggcggcctcGTTCCACGGCGCGGACGGCGTGCCCCCGGGCCTCCACCCGGTCTACGTCGGCAAGTCGCGCCGCCGCTACCTCATCGCCGCCGACCTCGTCTGCCACCCGCTGTTCCAGAACCTCGTGGACCGCTCgggtggcggcgtgggcggcgacggcgccggcggcACCATCATCGGCTGCGAGGTGGTGCTGTTCGAGCACCTCCTCTGGATGCTGGAGAACGCGGACCCGCAGCCCGAGTCGCTGGACGAGCTCGTCGAGTACTACGCGTGTTGA